The Eubalaena glacialis isolate mEubGla1 chromosome 5, mEubGla1.1.hap2.+ XY, whole genome shotgun sequence genomic sequence TGGGAAGACAAGAGTGGTAATCACTGACTTAAGGTAGAAGAAGTCTACTGAAATGCCTGCCAAAGAAGGAGCAATAAGAGATCTAATTTGCCCTCAGCAAACTCCTGGGAATCCTTTCTTGGAAGCATGAGTCCCACAGGTGTTATGGATGAAGGGCACATATGGAAACAAAAATATCTGCTGAAAGTTAGTGAACAGAGGGTTGGGGGAATTTCCAGTCTCCTTCTTAGTCCTGCACAACCAGCATCTTCGTTACCCTCCCagatttcactggagaattctacctgGAGACACAAGCCTGGTACGCTGTTCCTACTGCCTAGTGAGAGCCTGTTGTTGTACTTTCAGGAATTTGGTAAGAAGCTGTTAAACACAGCAattattaaaacttaaattatACAAACTTTCAATTAAATTATACTAAAGACAAAGGTAAATTCAAAACTATCATATTCCCAATTATTTTACTATTAGCTATGTTCTTGATGTTACTTTTCTGTAACTGTATGGTAGAAatactatatgttatatataaatattatataatagtgGGCTACTGCACACCTTTTCCTAACTCGGTGTTCAGTGACAGCGTATGATAGCCTGAAACTGGCtatggtgggaatatttacacacTGATGGAAATTAGCAAACACTATAAATTAGAGCTTTATTTACTGTTCTGTTGTTTGTCTAGGTTTAAGAAAGTAAaggtgaaaatataaatatgcagATTAAATCTGCAAGTGTGTTGTATCTACTGCTAAAAGATACAGCCAATTTAAAAACTGGTTCTCTTTTGCTTAGAgaacaaatttttaaacatttatcggCACATCCTGGATACTAGGAAcaagttggttaaaaaaaaaaggatttaagttaaaaagagaataatgTAAGTTAAAGTTTACTACAAAATTACACACTTAACTTTCTTCATTTATGCTGTTACCAGATGCCAACATCCATTAACTCTTAAAATACTGCTTCTCTTCCATTCTATGccatatatcttttttgatcctcgATAATCGCTCATGTCCCttcaaatttctcatttttaaagtatgtttgcCTCCTTCTGACAGATTCCACAGAATTTCTTCTGATCTGTACTCTAGTTAGTAAGTTTCTCTTCAGCTGTGCTTATTCTGCTAACTTTCCAATGAAATTTTATCTCAATcattatatttcctatttctagaagttctctttgttttttgttttctgcttgtttttcttttttctgaattctGCCTGGTAATCTTTGAGGGTCTTATGCTTTTACTAGTTATTTTGAttctgtgtcttatttatttaaacatattcattatatttattttatattttgctttgtaatttttttagtcTGGTATTTTCATCTTAAGCATCTTTGGTATAGACATCATTCCCTCAAGCATTTTCGCCGCAAACACTTTTGCTGCATAACTAATTGGCCATAAGGCAATTttgctgtaaaaaataaaataacaaaaaataaaagaggaatatAAAAAATGACATAATGAAACATAAGAAATGAATAACAAATTCAAAATGACTTTattgagaaatacaaaatatttgaatatctttaaaatgtgtgtaGATTCATGGCAATACTGTGcaaataactgattttattttgtaggTTGTACCTAAGCACTTGTCTTCAATGTCTTTCATTCATAGtattttatacactttttttccttgttgattcatttctttgtttggcattgtaatttttctttttcactgaaatttcttccttcattaaaaGAGGTATCAGTTCCCAAATACTAAGATGCATATTTgtaactgagttttttttttttcaagtttaaatCATTCTTATTTAAGCACTGATTTTACAAAACGTGATTGTTCAAAAGGTGAACTAAATTTACAGCTTAATTTGTTCATGTATTGATAAATTGCCTTCAAAATACATTGGAGCTAGATGTGCATATAAGATTTTACTTGCGTTTTGGAAGAAATCACACAGAAGCCGCTGCTTTTTCAATACACTTGGCCAGTTTCACATTCTTTTGGTCAGCACTCCACAGTCATGCGATGTTAGAGTCATCTGGACCTTGCTGTACCCATTGAACCACTCCAGGTGATGATTCATCTTCTCTGCTTGCAGGGCAACTCGGGACATAAAGCCAAATGCctgattaaaatttttgaaagagaaCTCTTTGTAGATGGCATCTGTCTCACTTAATTCCAACCATCCCGCTGCTTTCAGGTCAAGCATAACTCGGTTCCTCTCCTCTGCGGTCCACCAGTGAGCATCTGCTGACATGGCCGCGACGCACAGCTCCTGCCACGCTGCGCCCGGAACCAGTGCCGCGCCGCCCTCGCCCCCAGCAGCGCCGCCGCCAAAATCTCTGGCCTAGAGCTGCCCGGTGCGCTACCTGCCCGCCTCCCGGCCCGGCACCAGGGGCCGAGTGGGTGTAACTGAGTTTTGTATCGTGTTGCTTGTTGTTTGTTCTTGGCATATTGTCACATGTCCATTGAGAACAGACTCCCAAACCAGCATGGGCCCAAACCTTTCCGCACACGTGCCAAAACCATCAAAAGCAAATCTCCAGGCCAGTCAGGATCTGATGGAAGATGCCCCCAGGCCTAGCAACATCTTGAGAATTCATGAACTATAGTCATTTGTCAAATGCCTTAGTTCCTTGACTCAactgaatttcttattttcttaaaaactcaCCTATGCATTCAAGtgataggtttttttgtttgtttgattttaattttatgcaATATTTTTAGGTGTTTTTACGCAAATGAAATCTAGGATATCTAGACTTCCATGTTGCCAAAAATCAGATTTCTAAACATAATTgtgcaaaacagactttaaaaaacacaaatgaaaaataaaaagtaaatagaatgaaagattaaaatggaaaaatcttcAAGTATATAACAGTTTTTGTAGGTATTAAGATTATCAATGATGTATTTTATTCCtgattattttggattttacAAAAGGTTctctaataaatataaattacattggaaaagaaaactgctttgtgccaggcattgttataaatgctttacatttactacctcacttaatcctcacaatagaaCTTGGAGTGAagtaatattattatttccatttcacagatgagaaattcaGAGACAAAAAATTCTGTGAAGTTCATAAAGTTAGCAAGTGTTGGGTTTTTTCTAACACAAGCTTTCTTCCCATAAAGGCTGCTTCTTAAACACTGTGTATTATTATCTCTCAGTATGTATTGAAACACTGTTTCTTCATTCCAACTTAAACACCTTCTCACTTTGGGGCAATAATAGTCTGAAGATCCCCATTCTAGTCCCTGGTTAGGCCTCTAGTTACCGACAAGATTTCAGTACACTTATTCTTCTAGACTTAATTTTCTTAAAGTGTGAAACTAGTAATTTAAATTAGATAATCTCTGAGGACCCTCCAGTCTAAGATTTTGTGATAGCACAATCCTATTAGACAATTATTTCTAAGGtatcatgaaattaaaaatttaccatttaattgAAAGATTAATAGGGAATAAAAAGGGCTCATCTCCTCTGGGTAAATAACAAGGATCAAGATTTCTGGATCCTAtaataaaagtatgtttagttttgtgaaaAACTGCCCAACTTGTCTCCctaagcagctgtaccattttgcattcctaccaggaACGAATGAGAGGCTCCACACTCTCCCTAGCATGTGGtgtgtcagtgttccagattttggccattctaataggcctgtagtggtatctcactgtggatttaatttgcatttccttgatagcACATGATGTGGAGATGATGCTTATTTTTcatcatatatcttctttggagagatgtcagTTAAAGCCTTCAATTAAGTTCTATTTCTtgatggggttgttttcttattgctgagtttgttaattttggataatagtcgtttatcagatatattgcaaatattttctcccagtatgtgttttgtcttttcattctcttgagtATTgagatattttcatctttttttcttcttatgttGAAAACACAGAGATGAGTCACAATgtcctggtttgtttgtttttttttttttttaatagatctttactggagtataattgcttcacaatactgtgttagtttccattgcacaacaaagtgaatcagccacatgtatacatatattcccatatcccctccctcttgagcctccctcccaccctccctaacccacctcactaggtcatcacaaagcaccaagttgatctccctgtgctatgctgttgcttcccattagctaactattttacacttggtagtgtatatatgtcgatgccactctctcacttcgtcccagcttacccttccccccgccctatgtcctcaagtgcattctctgtgtctatgtctttattcctgccctaccactaggttcagcagtacctttttttttttttttagattccatatatatgcattagcatacagtatttgtttttctctttctgagttacttcactctgtatgacagactctaggtccatccacctcaccacaaataactcaattttgtttctttttatggctgagtaatattccattgtatatatgtaccacatcttctttatccattcatctgtcgatggacatttaggttgcttccatgtcctagctattgtaaatagtgctgcaatgaacactgtggtacatgtctctttttgaattatggttttttcagggtatatgcccagtagtgggatttctgggtcatatggcagttctatttttagttttttaaggaaactctatactgttctccatagtggttgtatcaatttatattcccaccaacggtgcaggagggttcccttttcaccacaccctttccagcatttattgtttctagatttttttgataatggccattctgaccggtgtgaggtgataccttattgtagctttgatttgcatttctcaaatattagtgatgttgagcatcttttcatgtgtctcttggccatctgtatgtcttctttggtgaaatgtctatttaggtcttctgcccattttttaattggattatttgtttttttgatattgagctccatgagctgtttgtatattttggaaattaatcctttgtccgttgtttcatttgcaaatattttctcccattctgagggttgtcctttcatcttgtttatggtttcctttgctgtgcaaaagcttttaagtttaattaggtcccatttgtttatttctgtttttattttcattactctaggaggagggtcaaaaaagatcttgctgtggtttatgtcaaagaatgtttttctatgttttcctctaagagtttgataatgtctggtcttacatttaggtctttgatccatttggagtttatttttgcgtatggtcttaggaaatgttctaatttcatccttttacatgtagctgttcagttctcccagcaccacttattgaaggggctgtcttttctccattgtatgttcttgcctcctttgtcataaattatgtggccatatgtgcatgggtttatctctgggctttctatcctttaccattgatctgtatttctgtttttgtaccagtaccatactgtcttgattactgtagctttatagcatagtttgaagtcagggagcctgattcctccagctccatttttctttctcaagattgcttgggctatttagggtcttttgtgtttccatacgaattgtaaaattttttcttttaattcggtGAAGAAtaacattggtagtttgatagggattgcactgaatctgtagatagctttgtgtagtatagtcattttcacaatattgattcttccaatccaagaacatgttatatttctctgtttatgtgatctttgatttctttcatcagtgttttatagttttctgagtacaagtcttttgcctccttaggtaggtttattcctaggtattttattctttttgttgcagtggtgaatgggactgttttcttaatttctctttctgattattcgctgttagtgtataggaatgccagagatttcctagcattaattttgtatcctgcaaccttaccaaattcattgattagttctagtagttttctggtggcatctttaggattttctatgtatagcatcatgtcatctgcaagcagtgacagttttacttcttcttttccaatttgtattccttttatttcttgttcttctctgactgccgtgccTAGGGCTTCCACGACTATGTTGagtaagagtggcgagagtggacatccttgtcttgttcctatcttagtggaaatgctttcagtttttcaccactgagtatgatgtttgctctgtgtttgtcatatatggcctttattctgttgagataggttccctctatgcccattttctgcagAGTTTTAAACACTCAAAATTACTAAGAGAAACTGAAAGGAAAGTTTAAATGAGTTCTTGTCTCACTACTTTCCAATAGCTGACCTAGACctcaaaaataaattcttaaaatattttggcaaGAAATGCAATATGAGATTTCCATTTAGAAATATTTGCTTGAAGCCAGGGAAGGTCGTTTATAGCATGTTGTTATGATTGGGACTCTGCAGTCAgattgcctgagttcaaatcctattttatacttaatattgTATAGATTTTGCTACTTTATTCTGCTTCGGTGTGTATTATGTTTCCTATGTTAAATTTGGATAATTCTATACTCCTACGTCATAGCactgtcaggattaaatgagttaatttgtaTATGAAGAATGTCAAATAAGACCCGGTATATAATAAGGCTTTATTTACTTAATGTTAGTTAATGTCGTGATTCTGCTGATTTGCTGATGTTGCTGCTACCATATAGAattttaaggagaaaagaaaatttatctaAAATGTATTCTGAAGTTCAGAATACCACAGTCAATGCTGCTTCATGTAGAAAAATCCAGGAAGCAGCTTTACTAGATATATGTtccatgtgtgtacatgtgtgtttgaGAGAAGGGGTTATAGACTACCCAATCTCTGGACATTAAAGTCAATATAAAAGCAATCTAGGTGTCAATATACCTTGAAAAACCTCATACAGTCAGGTGAATATTAATTTGCTTCTCTAGAGACAGTAACCCTCTCTTTAGGAGAAACTCTAAAGCTCTGAAACATTGCTCTGTTAACTACTAGAGAACAAAAACTGAcaatttattattactttatgGTCATTTGTACGTgggttcatttattttctgtagttCAAGTCAGAAACATGATGAATACGAATTTGTTTCTCTATAGAGGGTAAGCCTCTCTTTAGGAGAAATATTAAAGCTCTAAAACTACCTTGTTAACTATGAGATAAAAAGCttactattattactttatgGTCATTTGTGCAtgggttcatttcttttcagtagtTCAAGTCAGAATTATGATGATGAATGATGATCTTTCATAGCTATTGGTTTCTGAGTATCTATTACACaccattttcttctatgatttttttctaatttttataaaaagcttCCTCTTACATACTACACTTTAAATGGCCATGTCTATTATTACCCTATTAATTTTAAAGATGGGGAGATTGAGGCTTATACAGAGAGTTACCATCTATAGGTTCAGGGCTAGTAAAGAATGTGACTTAACTAGGATTTGATCTCACTGTTCCTGACCAGTCTTAAGAATTGGAGCTGAGCCTGTGTCTTTGTAGAATCTGAGAAATTTTAATATATGAGccataatattaattttaattaaatgtacTAAATCTGGGACTTTGTCATAGATGTATATGGctcaaaaataactttttttccaaATGCTAGCCACAAATTTATGCCATATCATGTGGCTCTCTTTTTTAATAAGATGGTGAAATTCCATATATAGTGGAATTTTGTGGGGTCTTTaggtctaaataaataaaagataataaaaatgggAATCAAAATATTGCAAACATTAGGTTATATAATTCTGAGCAAAcctttctttattaaatatttattctccCTTATCCTTTTACACAGTTTGCTTTGAAACAATTGGCAAAAATTATATTCTTCAAGTCTAtgatataaaatttcagttatgttCATAGATAAAGTATTTTTGAATAACGCATTCATGGAAAATATTGAGTTCCAACTCAATGGTGCCACCTTTTACACAAACAGAAGGAATATGACTATGTGGGTGTTAGTGGTGCCACAGCGTTTACTATGCTAATTACTCCAGGAAAAtcatagcagaaggaaaaaaatcttgcttACATGAACAGAATCAAGTTCTTCTTCAAACTATTTTGGTATGAACACCTGCCACACCATCGCTGACTACtaaaatacacatatatcttATTCCACTGGAATAAAATCTTCTCAGGGCAAGGATGATCATAGATAGAGATCTTTCTATTTCCAGGACTTAGCTCCATGTTTacatatagttttcttaatttagtAACTAAGTAAATAATATAGCTATGTTTCATATAAGCTGGAGGAGTCTCTGTCATCACCCAGGCGAGAGaagataaaaatctattttttcttgagtGCCTGTTTATTCTTGTGATGTATAGTTCACATTGAGGATAAgcaggacatatatatatatatatatatatatatatatatatgaatgatgtATTTACATTCAGATGCTATTACAGTACATTCTAATCATATAAAGAAAATCAGGTACTTTACTCAACATAATAACAGTTAAACGTACTGCTTCAATGTATATAAACTAATGCATGTTCACTAAATTGAAGTTTTTATAAAAACTTGTAActttttttgggcttccctggtggtgcagtggttgagagtctgcctgccagtgcaggggacacgggttcgagccctggtctgggaggatcccacatgccgcagagcaactaggcccatgagccacaactactgagcctgcgcgtctggagcctgtgctccgcaacaagagaggccgcgatagtgagaggcccgtgcaccgcgatgaagagtggcccccactc encodes the following:
- the LOC133092413 gene encoding pterin-4-alpha-carbinolamine dehydratase 2-like, which translates into the protein MSADAHWWTAEERNRVMLDLKAAGWLELSETDAIYKEFSFKNFNQAFGFMSRVALQAEKMNHHLEWFNGYSKVQMTLTSHDCGVLTKRM